The region gacgaagttacatgacattctttgggccgtccgtgacggagaaagccgtggtagaagcgagggcgaggaaaatatcggggtgttcctggttacggtgggtggtcggggccgagcgatgcacggaggtttgcgtgtttctctcgtacacgcatgcgcgagggtgcgaggcgttgggctctaactgaacccgagcgaggcgttcgcctactgaacccgagcggttgcactgcaggctacgcgttactgaacccgagcgatcgatcgatggttgttaactgaacccgatcgaacgattccttcgctactgctgctaactgaaaccgatcgatgctgcctctggatgaaccgtgagcgttgctggggggtttggttgaacagttcccgatgggggtggatgaacaggaccccgtggtgtttcctctggatgaacagaatcccgatcgatcgagccggttggggctggatgaacatgaccccgtggagggctggatgaataggatgacccagtggagggctggttgaacagtagccggtggagggctggatgaacagtagcccgtggaggggtggttgaacaggagcccatggagagggctggttgaacagcagccggtggagtagcgcacggtggaggctggatgaacaggagcccgtgaatgaacagtcataggtggaggctggaggaggtcgacggtgtatGAACAGTGGCtcgtggaggctcgaggaggtcgacggtggagatgaacagtatcccgtggagtcccgttttgcggtacgccacacccctcccaatgaacaggacccccgtttcgaccgtagcgctccaacacaagtctgtttcctccgttttgcggtacgtcacacccctcccgatcaacaggaccccgtttcgaccgtaggaggtctaacacaagtctgtttcctccgttttgttgtacgccagacccctcccgatgaataggatcccgtttcaaacgtggctggtcgaacacaagatcgtttcctccgttgtgcggtatgtcaGGCCTTGTTTCATCGGCTGTTCCgttcaagccggttggctcccacgcgttccgttgcctccagataaacacgacgcattttgttgcctcccatgaacacgacgacgacgcaatttctccgttctgacccagccatgtacaatagtcctggccgtacgtatgcgcgagtaggcattcgagaccccgcccgtatgtacgtacgtggccgtacttttttgcacactggccgctgtacgtacgtgtacatgctacatgcgcgcctctactacgacacgtgcgcacctctatatcgaccagtatgtacgtacacgttcgtgaccagaatgacaacaataCATACGtttcgaccaggtggatcccgactgtcaagcacttccttgcatgtgaagatgtagctggtgggtcccagcagtcagaggggcgattcGTTTTTTTGTTGccccgacgcacttccttgcgtgcgaagatgtaactggtgggtcccagcagtcaggggaaaaagtttttttcacgaaatacagtggcccttcTGGTGggaccctgctgtcaggtggaggaataattattttgcgcgtaataaggagacaattccttgcggcggccgtggacccagctgtcagcctctccacgtacagtactcatccgatggaagtcgttccttgaccatgttgaccatgcagtgccgagagcaccaggggggTGGACGATGGTGaaccctaggaaggggacgacgtggagccggggaagacgcggcagtggaagcccacgcataGAGGGGTACggcggttcactggttcggctgcggtgtgaggctgccgtcatcgcagggcctggccagcggtgggaatagtagggggcggtgaggcctccgcggtagcacagccggccgtgggaggCAGGAGCTGTCGTTTATCTGGTGTACCTAATTTCACTCAACTGGACACTGAAGATAAACGTCAAGGCCGCATTGGTGCGCTGTCGTTTATCTGGTGTACCTACTTTTTTTATGAGCACATGTAATTTATGGCTTGCAAACTTCTGAGCTCAGCTGATACAGTTCACGCATGTTACAAAGTTCCATCGGCAATTCTAGTGGACTTGAATTTACTGTTGAAAAATCTCAAAGGTAACATAAATTAGTACTCCATCCGTTTCTAAATAGtagtatttgtttttttagagatttcaaatgactaccacatatggatgtatatagacatattatagagtatagattcactcattttgctccgtgtgtcatcacttgttaaaatctttagaaagacaaatatttaggaacggagaaagTAGTTAGCTAGTTTATATCAGCAAGGACAGACACTTAGTAGTCTACTCATACCTTACTGTTCAAGTAGTAAAATTTTGCCTGAAGCTTACTGTTAGGATAAATCTTGACATATGTTGCACACATGCAAGTGTGCATGTCACGTTAGTATTAGGTATAAAAACATCAGGATTTGTGAAGTGGCAGAATGACTTGGCCAAGTTTGTTAGACTGTTAGAGGAGCAACATGCGCATAATGAGAATGTGCACAAAAAGTTACGAGCAACTTTAGTTGTAGAAGTGAAATATCCAGTTGCACCGGTTTTTTTGTTGGATAGAGACAAACGTTGGAGTGTTCAAGAAAATAAGATAGAGACGAACGCTTCAGATCGCCACTAAGTATTAGTTGCATATAAGTAGTATTTGTGACTGGATATTTCACTCACAAAGTAGGTACACCAGATAAACGACAGCACACCAATAAGATAAAAAAAAGTAGGTACACCAGATAAACCACAGCGCACCAAGGCTGAGAGTCTATTTTTTTTTTTAGCTCTGGCTGAGAGTCTAATTCACTCGGTGCAACTGGATATTTCACTTCTACAACTAAAGTTGCTCGTAACTTTTTGTGCAACAGTATGTCCAATGGCGGATCTAGAATCTCAGCCTTGGGTATAATTTGGTTTTCGTTATTTGTGAAAAATTATACTATACATAGTATAATTTGGTTTTCGTAATTTGTGAAAAATTATATTAACTTGCTAGGTATTTATTGCTTAGTTGGTAGTCGAAGTCTATTTTGCAATTTTGGAGGGGGTGGCTTGGCGAACCTCTAGATCGTCCGCCCCTGACTAAGTCTCACAAATCACAATGTGAATTTAATCAGACTTGGAAGTAGCAGTTTTTTCTCAATCGATCTAGAACAGCAAGTACGTTTTTTAGAGAATGGCAAATACATTTATGTGTAAATGGTCTACGGTACTTTACAAATGACACCACAGTATTGCCGTGGATGGCAGATTTGGATGTCTTCCGGACTTTTGGCGCTCCCAACAATACATTCACGTCTAGAAGATTTTTTTTAATAAAGAAGTAGATGCGAGACCCGTGTAAGAACCGAGGTTCGAACCCACACCGGCTAGGAGGAAGTACTGCCCCCTGACCACTGAGCTGAGAGCTCATCCACCAAAAATATACGATtaacattttttttacaaaataaaATAAGTTCAATCTCTACAAAAGCTAAAAAGAATAAGTTCAGTATCCAGGCCACTGAGGAGCTCTAGGCAGACGGAGAGAGATAATCTGAATTACTGTGTGTTGGTCTTTGCAAAAATAACAAACACCAACCTTCTGTAAAATCAGAGCACTTGCTTGGATACTTACTGGTAAATATCATCACCAGCATAATTGATCACGCATGTTTGTGTAGCTGCTGAGTTGATGTGGGTCAGACGTTGCACATGCATCAACAGCGGCACTAGATCTCACTGTCTACCTTTTTTGTCTGATGCATTACTGGAGCTAGCATAGTTAGAAGACTTTCCTTACACGCACAAAAACCACCACTTAGAAGACATTGACTTTTTCTAGAAGCTAGCATTCTTATAATAAAACTATAACATCAGAATTTGGTTAAATATTACTCCAAAAGTATTCTAAATATACTAAACCTGGCCAGGTTTAGTTTAccaggttttttttgaatttttcttatCATGCAAAATCCAACCAATTGATGTGCAACACGTGCTTTAGTGGGGATGTAAGTGGGTACACAGCTGGGTACGTGTACCGACTGCTGATGGAAACTATAAAAAATTAAGGATCCAGCCCTCCGTTGGTTGCATGTCCTGGGTTCTTTCCAGTTTTCTATATATTTTGCATGCGTTGCGGATCGAATTTGCTGCGTCTTCCACTCTTTATTTTGTCTGGTTCTGCATGGCGGTTGGCTCTTTCCTTCGAGCCGCTTCCTTTTCCCTGCCACGTTGGCTGCAGTTGAGTCGGTTGCCGCCCGCGTTTTCAGGAGTCTCTATTCTGCCGGTTGCCGCTTTTGCACAGACTTCTGGTTGTTTCTGCAGCATGTGCAGTTGTTTGCGATTTGTGCTCTCCCACTTCGCTGCCTCCTATAAATACGGGCTGTGCGTTGTGGCCGTTGTCCATTCCAGCTGCGCCCGTCCTCGCTCCTTTTCTTCCAGCTGCTGCTGCCATTTTTCACTTGGCGGTGGTCACTCTATCTCCTACTCAGTCTGGACGGCGTCGTCAGGGTCGCCCTCCTGGGATTCGGGCGGCCGTTATCGCCTGTGTGCGCCGTGCCGGCATGCGTCTTCGACCTGCGGATTCTTCGTCCGCCGTGGCAGTCACTCCTGGGCGTGGTTAGTTGGCTGAGATTGATTTACACCGGCGTTCTTGCTCCGCTTTTTGACGGCCGCTTCGCTCTCGCCGGTCTGGTGGGTTTTCTTGCGTTTCTGCACTTGCAGTTCCATTTGGATTGTTCTTGTGCTGGTTCATTTGGGGTGCGGTCATCTTATTTGATTATTTCATTTTGTAGGTGGGCAGCGTTCCGACTCGGGGCAGTTTGTTGATGGAGATATTAATAGCCGTCCTCGAAGAGATTTCGCTAGGGAAGCGGCCTGTTGATTGTACTATTGGTGAGTGCGTATGACTCTTGCTACATATATGGGAGTGCCTCTGATTGTTTCCGTGCATTTCTTCTTGCTGGTCTAAATATTGTGGCTACTAACTTCTTGTTTCTTTTTGTAGGTTCTGCCATTGCTgttggttcttcttcttcgtttGATGGGTTTGTGTCTGCTGTTCGGCCTGTCAGTGTTCGAACTAGTGAGTTATTGCTTCCTTTTTTTGTTTATTTTATGTCTACTATGTTGTTTCTCCTGGCTATTTTAAGATGTCTACGGTTTACTTGATTTCTACTGCTTTTATACCGGTTGATTTTTGGTTCCCTTTTTCTGTGAGTTGCTTGCATGCGTGGGTATTTGCGTTCGGTTCGTCGGCCGTGCTTAATTGTTTCTTGAACTAGCTGTTCAGGCATATGCTTTTTGGTCGGACTCTAATATGGACTGTCCAATATTTGCTTGCAGATTCCTTGGTCGTGGAGGTGGCTGACAGATCAAACAGTCGTTCTTCTAATTTTCCTGCCGGTGTTCATCTTGATGGCTATTTAGTCGGTGCTCCATCTGTGCTCAACCGTCCAAGAGTGGTGCCTTTGCGTGCGGCTGGTGCCTTTGGTCGGCCTACTCCTCCTCTTGGTAAGTTCATCTTTTTAAATGTGCATGTGTTTCTGCGGCAGTTGGTGATTTCCTTCTAGATCTATTTCTAATTTGTGTACATGGTTGGTATTTGAGTGATGCCTACTCCTGTTATGGAATATTTTCGGGTTTTGCGTGGCCGCCGTAAGCGGACGTTGATGTGATTGTACTGGTCGGGTCGGAAAAGAGGTGTTTTTTTTTCTCATTGTGCAGTTTTCTTTTTCAGCTGCTGGTGTGTGTAGTCTTATATTTCTTTTCTCTTTTGCAGTATGCGGGATGCAGCCTTCATTTTCAAAGGATTATATCCAATTGCTTAAGGGTGGGTGCATACAATTTGTGGTTTGTGTGTATGTATTGCTTTTGGAATGTGTTGCCAATGCGGTCTTTTGTTTTTCAGCTACTTCTAGGGGGGTCGTACTATGGCGGTCCGGATTTGTGTTGCCAGAAGTGCGGGGCTTTCTTTTGGTTTTGTGAAGGATTTGTACACCATGCTGATGCAACTTCTCACTCTCTTGTTTACACGGGATGTTGTCGGGCGGGCAGGATTTCGTTGCCGAAATTTGGTGATTGGCCTGCTCCATTGGACATGCTGATGCATTTTGATGGGGATGCGGTTTCCTCCCGGTTCATGCGATTAATACGCCAGTATAATTCCATGCTTTGTTTTACATCGTTGGGTGCACAGGTTGATCGTAGTATCAATGTTGGAGGTGCTACGTACGTTTTCAAGATGAATGGGGTGGTCTACCATCGTATTGGTTGGTTCGATGTTGCCGGCCGAGGGTGCAGCTCCCAAATTTGCGCAACTATACATGGTGGATTCAGCCGATGAGTTGGACTGTAGGCTGAATGTGTTTGATAGAGAAGAAACTGCCTCGCTTGAGCCTGATCATGAGATTGTTTCTTCATTGATAAACGTGCTCAATGCACACCACAGTTTGGTGCACAAGTTTAGAATTGCTCGACAGAGTCTTTGTATTCCTGGTGTTTCTACGGTTTCGATTCATTTTTTGGGCGATGATGGCGGTGCCCATGGTTTTCTGGCCCTACTGCTTCCGAGGTTGTTGCTCTTATTGTTGGTAATCTCACACCTGAATGCAGAAGATTTGACGTGATTGCCGAGACGCGGTCTGGTTCATTGAAACATATATCTTCACTTAATTGCAATCTTATGGCTCTTCAATATCCTTTACTTTTTCCATATGGTGATAAGAGTTATCACCGTGGTATTAGATATGTTCATGCTAATGGTTCTTTGGCCACATCTGATGCAAATGTGCAAGCTGAAAGATATATGGACAACCAAGATTCTGACGATGATGCCGACTGTGATTCCGAGGATGTGGATGCTTCTCGTGGACAGGTTACCATGTTGGAGTATTATAAGTACTATGCTCACTATCGTGAAGGTGAGGTCAATCCTTACACAAGTTGTGGCCAGCTGAGTCAGCAGATTGCCGTTAATGCTTACTCTTGCATAGAGGCTGATCGTCTAGAGTACCATTTCTGTAAGCAAGATAATCTTCGATCTGAGACCTACCAGGGCATATCTGACGCTTTGGGTGAAGGTAATTCAACTAGCAAGAATATCGGTGTGTAGTTTATACTGCATTGCAGCTTTACGGGCGGTCCACGGTATATGCTTTTGAATTATCATGACGGGATGGCCATCTGTCGACAGTATGGTGCACCTGACCTATTTATTACTTTTACATGTAATCCTAGGTGACAAGAGATTGCGGATGCTCTTGCTGTCGAACCTGGCCAGACTACTGCTGACCGGCCTGATATTACTACTCGAGTATTTAGTATGAAATTTAAGGAATTTCTTGATGTAGTTAAATATGGTACTTTTTTCGGTGTTGTTCAAGCATGTAAgatggttttcccctttttttgCCGCACGATAAGTTGCTTGTTGTACCTATTGTTAACTTATTCCATTCTGTTTTTCATATATGCAGATTTGTATCTCGTGGAGTTCCAGAAGAGAGGTTCGCCAAATACTCACACATTGGTGTGGTTGAAAGCAGATACCAAGGACCCTTCTCCTTCGTTTATAGATAGACTTATGTCTGCGGAGCTGCTGGATCCTTTAGTTGACCCTTTAGGTTATGCTCTTGTTGATGAATTCATGGTACATGGGCCTTGCGGGGCGTACAATGCTAAGTGTGCTTGCatgaagaataattgttgttccaaGCGTTTTCCTAAGCCATTGAGTGACGACACAGTGGTTGACCATGTTGGATATCCATTTTACCGTCGACGTGACACTGGATTGTATGTGCTCAGGAAAAAAGACCCGCTCCTTCCATACAATATGAATTTGCTGAAGAAATTTGACGCCCATATAAATGTGGAGTGGTGCAATAAGACGAACTTGTTAAAATATTTGTTCAAATACCTCACGAAGGGTCATGATGTAGTTCGTATGCGTTTCCACGCCGAAGATAGACCTCCCAGTGTTTTTACCGTGCCATCTCCCACTGGCAGAAATGAAATTGATGACTACATCAAGTGCAAGTTTGTCAACATATTTGGAAAAGGCAGCTCAAGTGGCCTTAGAATGCATATGTGCAGATTATAATATTTCTGTCAATGACCACAATTACTATGCCCTTGAAGTCACAAAAGAAAGATTGTTTACAGCAAGAGAGAAGGCTCAGACA is a window of Triticum dicoccoides isolate Atlit2015 ecotype Zavitan chromosome 2B, WEW_v2.0, whole genome shotgun sequence DNA encoding:
- the LOC119360513 gene encoding uncharacterized protein LOC119360513, which produces MALRPSSLLFFQLLLPFFTWRWSLYLLLSLDGVVRVALLGFGRPLSPVCAVPACVFDLRILRPPWQSLLGVVSWLRLIYTGVLAPLFDGRFALAGLVGSVPTRGSLLMEILIAVLEEISLGKRPVDCTIGSAIAVGSSSSFDGFVSAVRPVSVRTNSLVVEVADRSNSRSSNFPAGVHLDGYLVGAPSVLNRPRVVPLRAAGAFGRPTPPLATSRGVVLWRSGFVLPEVRGFLLVL